A window of the Streptomyces formicae genome harbors these coding sequences:
- a CDS encoding helix-turn-helix domain-containing protein: MQLRDTERFTELLYLKGLSQRKLADQAHVSQAFISMLARGRRGARPETAWRIASALGVYSHELFAVEPARLPRPASTATDAVALCKAPPLQSTAA; encoded by the coding sequence ATGCAGCTCCGCGACACAGAGCGTTTCACCGAATTGCTGTACCTCAAAGGCCTGTCCCAGCGGAAACTGGCCGATCAGGCCCATGTTTCCCAGGCATTCATATCGATGCTGGCCCGCGGCCGGCGCGGGGCCCGGCCGGAGACCGCGTGGCGCATAGCCTCCGCGCTGGGTGTCTACAGCCATGAGCTGTTCGCCGTTGAGCCCGCCCGGCTGCCCCGCCCCGCAAGCACTGCCACCGACGCGGTCGCTCTGTGCAAGGCACCACCGTTGCAGTCCACAGCCGCCTGA